The Seriola aureovittata isolate HTS-2021-v1 ecotype China chromosome 3, ASM2101889v1, whole genome shotgun sequence genome includes a region encoding these proteins:
- the LOC130166914 gene encoding synaptopodin-2: protein MTNQEKGFGRSRSLSLPKRLNSMPSTGLLSPMSNPGTQASFLPAQRQTSIQENVYKPLSPWEAASRSPIGSVDDAFVFQSLPSSVASNVKAAGQRRSLPEPPDEWKRRVSLDPAALSKSRYHAAPAFQAPSLSRTFSPEKPAFCGPPFRPAQPLRPGSRSSIGYMGQGPSPTKCPPLYTAVQRS, encoded by the exons atgaccAATCAGGAAAAG gGATTTGGTCGAAGCCGCTCCCTGAGTCTGCCAAAGCGGCTGAATTCGATGCCTTCAACCGGACTCCTGTCACCTATGAGCAACCCTGGAACCCAGGCATCCTTTTTACCAGCACAGAGGCAAACATCCATTCAAGAGAACGTCTACAAGCCACTGTCACCATGGGAGGCGGCATCCAGAAGCCCCATTGGTTCAGTGGATGACGCGTTTGTGTTTCAGAGCCTCCCGTCATCTGTTGCCTCTAATGTCAAAGCTGCAGGGCAACGCAGATCTCTGCCGGAGCCACCAGACGAATGGAAGCGCAGGGTGTCTCTTGACCCTGCAGCTCTCAGTAAGAGTCGTTATCATGCAGCCCCTGCTTTCCAGGCACCATCTCTGAGCAGGACATTTTCACCTGAGAAACCAGCCTTCTGCGGGCCCCCCTTCAGACCTGCACAGCCCCTTAGGCCTGGCAGTAGATCCAGTATTGGATACATGGGACAAGGCCCCAGTCCAACAAAGTGCCCTCCCCTCTATACTGCAGTCCAGAGGAGTTAA